In the genome of Choristoneura fumiferana chromosome 21, NRCan_CFum_1, whole genome shotgun sequence, the window ACGGCGATGACGTAGGGCTAGAGCTCAaaagcggcgccggcgccccgCTCGACTGCACCTCCAACTTCGTCGTAGACTTTATCTGGAAGAGCACTTCTTTTGATAGGTTTGTATTAATGTCATTTACATTTTtcgaaaatatttctttatggACGAAAGAGGTAACTAAACATTCGAAAATAAGGTCACTGTCTGAATTGAATTTCAAATGGGTAAGCACCATTAAAAAGTGCTAGTCTccatgtttaaaaatttaaaggtGAATGTTTCTGAAACTGAGCAACCAACTTTGTAGTTCATTCAAAAAATAGAAGAGCTTGAAAATTATCTGGTAGTATCACGAGAGTTCAAGTAAATGATtagattacacacacagctacaaaaagaactgattacaAGGAAAATGAATGAGTAATTGTCagaatcccgctgtcattatacgttatgcctatccaatttattaaaagtgtaaacaaactgatttcatcaaaattcttgtataaacactcactggatcgaatcaataacacatttatctataattcgtgtcttttaactagatgtctaatcacttttttcaccaaaattcacttgatttcaatattaattttcatttgaaaaatcttcgtcaaaatctaaCGTTATTTATGATTggaacatgtgtataatctgtagtagcatagactagcgtagagatggtggaaaaattgtcattttaaaaatcgatgcgcggatgaataagcgatttttatttactttgcttaaaattacaaaatagttactgcttttataattgaataaacagtctttggaatgaaagtattgtacttaaataataaaatagacaaaaatactttgatctatgcaattaataaattaatcgatttactgaacaggttaattattttgcaataggttctaggttttcacatcattgaatgtctgtggtcggataaatagcgtctttgtttacacttttcataaatggGATCCAAATACAATATACAGaacatgttcttgtgtgtgtgatttcaactctggtggcactagggcagaagtaccgtttgtggccaatgtaccgtttatggccatttattgtttaaatatacgtttgaaataaatttatagtgataaatcattataaactttattcgtttcgtATAAagtttgaaaactcactaaaataattttaattagagaattaaatacttaatatttagttagatactataatatatacaaataatagttttatatatttacctGTATATCTTACATAATAActtttgtttatgtttaataTACAGTTTAAATGtagttatatatttataaactttattgtttagtaactttttttacatattattagcttttaaataaaatttgtattgaatattttttttgtgtaactgTTTTCTATCATATGTGGTTGCAATTAATACTTAATTGCATATATAAACTGCATTATGTTAATTGAAATTAactacaaaattttacttcttTACTAAATATGAACAGTTGGTGATCAACTATTATACACAACGGAGCCTTGATTAAAACCCAGattgaaattaaatactttaattaaaaaattagagGGACAAGGTGATGCGACTTGATGTATCGCAATGTGTAGTAAAAGTGTGTGACCGGTATTAAAAATCGTCAAGACAGATAAAGTGCCTGGAGTCAGCGTAGTAGCAATGTCACACCAGTTCACTACACTCTGCCAGTCTCAAATTAGGCGAACGCCGTAACAGTATCTCAATCTGACAGGCATCATTATTTGTTGTACACTTTTTAAGGTAGAAAATTGTCTAGCTCTGGGCTTTCTGGTCAGTCAGTGGGACAGTTGTCTGACAGCAAAAATGTGTCCAACCAAGCATGTCGTCGGATAATATTCCAAGTTGGcttaattattttacttgttaCAGAATGCAACTGGCTCTGCGCAAGTTTGCCGTGGACGACTCTTCGGTGTCTGGTTACATCTATCGGCGCCTGCTGGGCCACGAGGTGGAAGAAGTGCTGTTTCGCGTGCATCTGCCCAAGCATTTCAGTGCGCCTAACCTGCCTGACCTCAACAGGTCACAGGTAATTTAACTGACGTTTACTTTTCGTCTTCGGTCTTGCCCATTATTAGAGGTTTGCCTCGTTCAAATGCACCAGGACAGGACAATGTatcttaatttaataaatgaattattgggctcgtttaatctgtcatctcccaggataacaggatcaaaggaatttgggcacaaattcgtgcctctgggagaggacaggttaaagtCGCGGTTTATTGAAGAGTTGTAAACCACCATGTGACATAGAGGTTTCCTCttgtttgttataaaataaactagttGTAGATTCTAATAAATAGTGACAATAGCGACATACCCGTGATGTGACTTATTGGTATACCAGAAGTCTATTGCACCCAGCAGGGACTTCAGTCCCGAGGTTCTCTTACCAGGATctcgaaatttaaattatttgcgtAAGCTTTGTTGTGAtgatattttgatataattcCTAAAAATACAACATTTAACGCAGTAAAGAATTTCGAGTTGAAAAACAatgaattattttgttcctagGTTTACGCCGTGAAACACGCCCTCCAGCGACCGCTGTCCTTGATCCAAGGTCCGCCGGGCACGGGCAAGACTGTGACGTCCGCAACCATCGTGTACCAGCTGGTGCGGCAGAACGGCGGGCCCGTACTCGTGTGCGCGCCGTCCAACACCGCCGTCGACCAGCTCACGGAGAAGATCCACCGCACGGGGCTGAAGGTGGTCCGGCTGTGCGCCAAGTCGCGCGAGGCCATGGAGTCCTCGGTGTCGTTCCTCGCGCTACACGAGCAGGCGCGCGCGCTCGGCTCCGCCGACAGCGAGCTGCGCAAGCTGACGCGTCTCAAGGAGGAGGCGGGCGAGCTGTCCGCCGCCGACGAGCGCCGCTACCGCGCgctgcgccgcgccgccgagCGCCGCCTGCTCGACGCCGCCGACGTCGTGTGCACCACCTGCGTCGGCGCCGGCGACCCGCGCGTCGCGCGCATGCGCTTCCAGTCCATCCTCATCGACGAGGGCATGCAGTCCACCGAGCCCGAGTGCATGGTGCCCGTCGTGCTGGGCGCGCGCCAGCTCATCCTCGTCGGCGACCACTGCCAGCTCGGGCCCGTCGTCATGTGCAAGAAGGCCGCCAAGGCCGGTCTCAGCCAGAGCCTGTTCGAGCGGCTCGTCGTGCTCGGCATCCGGCCCTTCCGGCTCGAGGTGCAGTACCGCATGCACCCCGAGCTCTCGCGCTTCCCCTCCGACTTCTTCTACGAGGGCTCGCTCCAGAACGGCGTCAGCGCCGAGGAGCGCCGCCTGCACAAGATCGACTTCCCCTGGCCGCGCCCCGATCGGCCCATGTTCTTCTATGTGACCCAGGGCCAGGAGGAGATCGCGGGGTCCGGAACCTCCTACTTGAACAGAACCGAAGCCGCGAACGTCGAAAAGCTGACGACGCGCTTCCTCAAGGCGGGAGTTCGTCCCGAGCAGATAGGCATCATCACTCCATACGAGGGCCAGCGCTCGTACCTGGTGCAGCACATGCAGTACCAGGGCAGCCTGCACGCCAAGCTGTACCAGGAGATAGAGGTGGCCAGCGTCGACGCGTTCCAGGGCCGCGAgaaggacatcatcatcatgtcgtGCGTGCGCTCCAACGAGCACCAGGGCATCGGCTTCCTCAGTGACCCGCGCCGCCTCAACGTGGCCCTGACGCGCGCCAAGTACGGCCTCATCGTCGTCGGCAACCCCAAGGTGCTCAGCAAGCAGCCGCTGTGGAACCACCTGCTCGCCTTCTACAAGGAGCGGCGCGTGCTCACCGAGGGCCCGCTCTCCAACCTGAAGGAGTCCGCTATCCAGTTCGCCAAGCCCAAGAAGCTGGTGAACGCGCAGAATCCGGGCTCGCACTTCATGTCGACGTCGATGTTCGACGCGCGCGAGGCCATGGTGCCGGGCTCGGTGTACGACCGCGCGCGGCCGCTGCGCGACCCGCTGGCCTACGTGGGGCCGGAGCGCGCGGCGCTGCTGCACGCGCCCGTGCCGCACGCCGCCTTCCAGGCGCACCGCGGCCTGCTGCGCCCCGCGCCGCCCCAGGCCGcgcgcgctcgccgccgcccgccgcgcctcAGCCAGGAGCCGCTCTCGCAGCAGCCGCCGCTCTCGCTCTCGCAGGGCGCCTCGCAGCCCGACTTCAGCCAGGAGTCGGCGGCGCCCGACTGCCCCTCCCAGCCGGACGGCCTGCTCTCGCAGGACTCCACCTACCAGGGCGGGTTCCGCGCACGTTGCAGTCAGTACTGAGGCCGCGGGCCGCGGGCCGACAGCCGACGCGCCCCCCGGGGTGGACCAACCGAGGACGCCACAGCGCACGACCAACTCTATGCGGGTGCAGGGAAGACGAGGGTCGGCCGCCAGCCGCCAGCCGCCGCTCGACCCGACCCGACCGCTACCCGGTAGCTCATCAACCATCAAACGTAAGACGAGTCGACTTCTAAGCTTAGAAAATGTGTCACGGCAGCCGAATGTTGCGCGGCGCGCTCGCGCCCCGCTCGTCAGGCAAGAGGTTAAATTATCAATTACTACAGGGATAGAGGAACCTAACGACGCTCGTGAGCgattacgtttaaatttttgcAACAGAGTAGGCAAATTTCacttgaaaattaatttatctttttattgaGCTGTTTGTTATGAACTTAAAATCATTTGTCatactttatgtattttttgacATCAAATTGTTGTTATACCTGTTTTTAAGAAGAAACCGACATCATTTCTTAGCTTTTCAACCGTCATACTGAAAGAGCAATATAAGTAGTATATCTGTCATTAATTAGtcagataaaaatataaaaaacacagTTACTTTACTTGGATGTTCAATAGGTATCATATCAGTCAGTATCTCTGTTATCATCAACAGTACTTGTATCATCGAGAGAATGTAGTCACAGTCCGTGTTCTGATGTCAGCCTgactaaaataaatgtaaacaactTCATTGCTTTTCCTTCTCAAACAACAGTCACTTACCTAAATGTACTGCTAAAATATTACAACATGTATAAATTTGACAGAAACGTACTTTtggtacaaaatatttttttaaactgcctGTGTAATTTATAAATTGTCTGTAATCATGTCCTTTTTTGTAAACATCCGCAACTGACCTGTTATCCTTTGTGAAGGAAAATCAATAAAGATTTACCTATgtcataaaaattgttttattttatttaaataccaaCAATAGTTATTTACGATTGTGCGAAAACTTAAGACGGCTTTAGCTTAGCATACACAGAGACTATTTTCCTTAATATGTGTACACTTTATAATCCTGCGCTTTTAGGAAGGATAAGGAGGTAcaattaaagttaaaatgtgtatattatttattattggtaTATTTGTCTTTTAATATAACATtacaaaacgaaaaaataaaatacattttggaTTAGTAAATAACATCAATTCTCAAATCACTAGTTTATTAGACAACTTGTGCGTTAGTGGACGGAAGCACCCATTCTAAtagaaaaaaactaaactagatTGTATccatttatgaaaagtgtaaacaaagacgccatttatccgacgacattcaatgatgtgaaaacctagaacctattgcaaataATATCTGTTTAAATAATAGATCAAAGTActtttgtctattttttatttacaatacttgatttcattccaaagactgtttattcaattataaaagcagtaactatttttttaatttttaaggaaagtaaataaaaatcgcttattcatctgcgcattaatcgatttttaaaatgtcaaattttccaccatttACGCTAGCCTAtcctactacagattatacacatgtttcaatcaagaaataacgtcagattttaacgaagatttttcaaatgaaaaacaaatattgaaatcaagttaattttggtgaaaaaagtgattaaacATCTaattaaaagacacgaattatagataaatgtgttattgattcgatccagtgaatgtttatacaataattttgatgaaatcggtttgtttacacttttaataaattgtatagGCACAACGTATATCTCAAATTATAATACCTAAAGAAGCGCTAATTAAAAAGTTCGTAGCTGCTTTGATAATATTAAAAGTTTGTGTAGCAACGAGATTCATTGGCGAAATCATTTGGCCCCCGCTTGTAAATGCGCAATAAtcagtagtttattatttaaatcgcAATAAGCTTATAAAATAACCTATAAATACATTATACGCTATAGTTTGTATATATTAAAGATAAAAACTtttaagggccttatcacacttgcgatttgcgggagagttgaaagcgaggcgagcgcgtaACGTTTTCGCAGCGCGTTCGCTACGTCTAGAGCTGGGACGCTATGCTGATTTTCCCGCGAGTACGCAGCGAATTCATTGCGCGCTCGCGACGAAATCGTTCAGCGCTCGCGGCGAATTCGTAACGCgctcgcagcgaactcgctgcgcttTAACTTGGCCGCAAAtcgcaagtgtgataaggccTTTACAATGTATATATTTGTCAGTTTACTGAGGTAGTGGAGGCGGTTGAACGGCCGCATAAGTAGGGTAATACGGTGCGAAGTTGGTCGGGCCCGTTATCTTAGTGTAGTTGCTATCGCCGCGATCCTGGATCGTCCTCGCGGTGTAGGCTGATTCCTTGTATACTGGCACACCTGTAATAGATGTATCGAATTAAATGTTAGTTCATTAAATTTTCATTGCTTTCTAAGTCGGCTTAGAAAGTAATGAATAGGCTAGTGTcaattagattatcagaaaatacttATTAGGGACctttgtcaattaaaaaaatatatgaagataatagccagttaaagttccgccgGACGTCACGCTGTGCGATGCTTTagcacggtgtgacgtcacaagcccccaCTCCAGAACTTCGACGAGCTTCAtctttgtatttgtttgtgtgattgaaaaaaaaatctaactgaATCACACAcacgttgaattgcttcgcaggtttctgaCGGCGTTTACCTTCACCTTAAAtctagtggtaaatttcaaatgtaatttcccaCATGAATTGCGAAATattcagagatgcgagcccccAGATTTGAatctacgatcctctgcttgtgaagccataggtcaaaccactgggccaccatgGCTGGACTCAAAGATGGGAGCCCGCGTTTGAACCCACCATTTGAGCGGTTCATTATTTACTTACAGCACATTTTCCATTTTAGGCTTAGGCttagagtacagtcaccagcaccaatatctggcacaacaatatatatgactctatttctagggcgggTAGGACGGGTCAGATATTATAgcgcgctccgctgtgacaatgtgactgtacagtcaccagcattaatatctgccacagcggagcatacaaaaatgtctgacacgtccttccggccctagaaatagagtcgtatcagatatttatgcacgcttgttgtgtcagatattggtgctggtgactgtacaatacacCGAAGCGCCTAGAATGCTAAGGATAACAAATAATTGGTGTATACTTACTGAGAGTAGGGTAAAGGGACTGGTAGGGGGGGTTCGCAGGCGCCGTGCCCGGCATGACCCAGCCTCCTGGGACCCCGTCAGCCCCCGGGGCAGGCGGACCCTGTAATTAAAAGATACAGGCAATTAGACTGAGGATAAGCCTTACTCTCGATTGGCGGCGTTATTTGAAGTATATACGCGGAATAAATTGAGCCACctggagggctactacaaatttcaaaaatcgaagttcgtatcgagccgtccctctcactctcaaattaaataaaattagtgtcagcgggacggcaggTTTTATCAACGAAGCGTCAAATAGgtttaagtacagtcagcagcagaagtacaTGAGCAGTTATCGccctcaaaatgatctaaacagtCTTATTACCTTGACACTTGACAGTAGAGCCGTGTATAGATTTTTGAGCAACGTAACCGTTCacctacttctgctgctgactgtaagTCTATTAACCAATGTTTTCAAGAAACGACCCtaataaaaaacactttattttagccTAAAAACCAAGTTACTTTTATGTACGTGCGCGAGTACCTACAGGCGGTTAGTCGGACAGGCACTATAAGATGTAAGGGTCTTACGTTGGGCAACACCTGTTCCCCGGGTCCGAGGGGGAGCACCGCGGGCTGCGTCGGCGAGTACTGGGCCGGCGGCGGCGCACTGGGAGCGGCCTGCCCCGCCATGCCCACTAGTGGGACTGTGCCGATCGTCACGTACTTTCGATCCTTGAGATTCATGTGCATGCCAGACACAACGCACTCCACCTACAGGAATAAATACACTGGTATTAGGCATTGGCGTGCATAGGGTCGATCCCAGGGTAGGCAGTCGGTAGTTTGCGCCGCAGCAACGCGCCAACAGCCAGCACCCCCGCTGCCTAGCCTACCGCGAATTAGGTAAtactctaacccccttattcataaaacttaacaagcctatgttaactaacaaatgctttgtccctttctaacaaatataaatgtcgaagtgacagataaggacaaacgaattttagcggcattttaactaaaataggtttgattgtcgtttatgaataagggggtaaggcTACGTATGCAGTCTcacttgagaaagagacggcgcgctagAATCGCGCGGtgagccgcatagtgcgtaagTAGCCTAACTTTCCCGGGAGGCAAAGtagtgtagcgactcctagcgcaatctagtgagcaaataaaGAAGCTCCAAATACTACAGACTACATCGCGCCAACTGGGACGCATATACCAAGCcccttccttcggacttcggtccacAGGCATAACCTCcacctggagagagatctctctatcaCAGCCTCTCCCCACAGCTTATGTTAATTTAGGATAGCGTAATTTTaaatcagaaaaatatttttataatcagTTCAATAGTTTCAGATATGCAAACAAACGCacaaagactatttttttattatctcgTAACTATCATCTTGCATCTGTGCCAGTTATTTTGAGTTTGTCTGTAATCGAATCAAGCAAAGCATTTGACCCCTttctagtggtcggattgactaaAATTTTGGTATGTACACGTAGGTCAGACGAAAATGCAAGCAGGTACCAACAACTagcaaaaagtacctacctaccttggTCAGAAGAAACTTTcctactattataaataaa includes:
- the LOC141439495 gene encoding regulator of nonsense transcripts 1-like, producing the protein MSVDAYGPSSQTLTFLDTEEADLIGADTQGSEFEFTDFTLPSQSQTQASQHDHGLSTSNQVNGLGRLDLSAKVSSVTNAIAELQFEEEDEALYSSKELPDHACKYCGIHDPSTVVMCNICNKWFCNGRGNTSGSHIINHLVRAKHKEAALHRDGPLGETLLECYSCGARNVFVLGFIPAKADSVVVLLCRQPCAAQSSLKDMNWDQEQWKPLISDRAFLSWLVKVPSEAEQMRARQVTPQQIGRLEELWRDNVDATFQDLEKPGVDEEPHQVLLRYEDGYQYQNIFGPLVKLEADYDKRLKESQTQEGIEVRWDVGLNKKTIAYFTLAKTDSDMKLMHGDELRLRYVGELHKAWSGVGHVIKVPDNYGDDVGLELKSGAGAPLDCTSNFVVDFIWKSTSFDRMQLALRKFAVDDSSVSGYIYRRLLGHEVEEVLFRVHLPKHFSAPNLPDLNRSQVYAVKHALQRPLSLIQGPPGTGKTVTSATIVYQLVRQNGGPVLVCAPSNTAVDQLTEKIHRTGLKVVRLCAKSREAMESSVSFLALHEQARALGSADSELRKLTRLKEEAGELSAADERRYRALRRAAERRLLDAADVVCTTCVGAGDPRVARMRFQSILIDEGMQSTEPECMVPVVLGARQLILVGDHCQLGPVVMCKKAAKAGLSQSLFERLVVLGIRPFRLEVQYRMHPELSRFPSDFFYEGSLQNGVSAEERRLHKIDFPWPRPDRPMFFYVTQGQEEIAGSGTSYLNRTEAANVEKLTTRFLKAGVRPEQIGIITPYEGQRSYLVQHMQYQGSLHAKLYQEIEVASVDAFQGREKDIIIMSCVRSNEHQGIGFLSDPRRLNVALTRAKYGLIVVGNPKVLSKQPLWNHLLAFYKERRVLTEGPLSNLKESAIQFAKPKKLVNAQNPGSHFMSTSMFDAREAMVPGSVYDRARPLRDPLAYVGPERAALLHAPVPHAAFQAHRGLLRPAPPQAARARRRPPRLSQEPLSQQPPLSLSQGASQPDFSQESAAPDCPSQPDGLLSQDSTYQGGFRARCSQY